The following is a genomic window from Haloarcula sp. DT43.
GGCGCTACGAGGTCACCGGCGTCGGGTCGACCGATGTCCCCGACCCGGACTGGCTCGACGAGGCACGGGCCCAGCAGACGGCCGCGTAAGCGGTCTCAACACCGGAGAAACTCCCGGCGCTGGTCGCCGAGAGCGCTCCGGCCGGTGGCCGCGGTGGTGATGTCACGGACGAGGTTCGAGAGGTACGCCCGGGGACCGGGGTCACACGTGCCGACCCGCCGGGCCTGGCGGTAGTCACACCAGAGCGCGACCGGCAACAGCGGGGCCGCGAACAACCCGGACAGCGTGACGCCCAACTGGAACGGGTGGCCGGCCGGGACGGCGAGCCACGCCGCGGCCACGACCGTCCAGAACACCACTCCGTAGATGACGGTGTGTCGCCAGTTGTGCGCCGGGAGTTCGTAGCCACGTCGTCGCGATGGAGGGTCGGCGGGCGTCCCGCCGGTGACGGAGCCACCGGGGGACTCGCCGGGAGATGGAGGGAGCGAGCACGACATGTTCGTACTGTCGCCGTCCGTGATAATCACGGCTGGTTTGGCATGCGCCGAACGACACCGTGCGTATAAACGGCTCGGCGCGCAAGGGGGTATACGTGCGAGAGTTCATCTTTACTATCGATTACGAGCGAAACGTCGACCCCGTGATGGACGTGTTTATCGACTACCCGGAGACCCACTCCCGGACTATCGCGTGTAACGTCACCAAAGACGGGATGTGGCGGCTCGAACGGGTCGCCGGGCCCGAGGCCGCCCTTGAACAACTGGACGACGTGTACGACGACCCGGTCCAGTGTACCGAGTGCATCGGGACCCGGAACTGCAAGACCGACTGGACCTACGAGGTCATCGGCTCGGACCCCGGCGTCCGGACGGTGTACAGTTACCGGTCGGAGGCCGGCGACTGCCACTCGATTCCGCGGCTGGCCATCGACCACGTCGGCCGCGGCGTGCTCGTCGAGACAGAGCGCCGCGGCAGCCGGTGTGAGTGGCGGCTGCTCCTCTGTAGCGACGCCGGCGTCGACGGGCTGTTCGACGAGATGCAGTCCGAGCTCCGGGAGGGACTGACCGTCGAATTCCGCCAGCTCAGCTCGCCGTCCTACTGGGTCGACGAGGCCGTGACGCTGGCGGAACTGCCGCCCGAGCAACAGGC
Proteins encoded in this region:
- a CDS encoding helix-turn-helix domain-containing protein; this translates as MREFIFTIDYERNVDPVMDVFIDYPETHSRTIACNVTKDGMWRLERVAGPEAALEQLDDVYDDPVQCTECIGTRNCKTDWTYEVIGSDPGVRTVYSYRSEAGDCHSIPRLAIDHVGRGVLVETERRGSRCEWRLLLCSDAGVDGLFDEMQSELREGLTVEFRQLSSPSYWVDEAVTLAELPPEQQAAVEAAVEHGYYRTPRDTSLTELAETLDVSRSTLQYRLQRAEAWIVRSFVTRSMGPVQADEDVAEGGRLRIGRSGV